Proteins encoded by one window of Ignavibacteriota bacterium:
- a CDS encoding T9SS type A sorting domain-containing protein, translated as MKCLLLFSVIVFFSQLFPVDALAQWIQIPGTDGKYLYAISGDGQTMFAGGIDSLYRSTNYGMSWQSIETDLPNDATVISLMNSGENVVAGTDFWGVYRSLDNGVTWDSTTLEYFTVYSLGRNGSTYFAAADLFECLDDCGIFRSTDNGFTWDNIFFNADPLTFSVSSSGLLLSDYEDLYRSTNNGNLWTRLNALPNQGYIYATRVFGNTIFVATDSGLYRETLPDTTWQLSSSGLPANAQVVNFAESGSTLFANIDGASVYVSEDSGASWQSLNDGLPNGISVQLVHAQNGFLYATTSDGIWVRAVDDGKAALLYTIQAGWNMVSLPGVPLTKVKTLLYPDANSPAFYYQAGYVMSDSLWNRYGYWVKFPFADTLLVLGDMVNSDSIPVLSAWNLIGSISDTVSVASIGSVPPGLVTSSFFGYSNGYEIADSIKPAKAYWVKANQNGTLFLNSTTTSSNKISIVPTDEPPPAPPEISSTNSPLPTHNSLLQNYPNPFNPTTNFGFRIVNFGLVTLKVFDVLGREVATLVNGNLHSGIYNVSWDASGQPSGVYYYKLQTEKFTETKKLLLAR; from the coding sequence ATGAAATGTCTGTTACTATTCAGCGTTATCGTTTTTTTCAGTCAGTTGTTTCCGGTTGATGCATTAGCACAGTGGATACAAATTCCCGGAACGGACGGAAAGTATTTGTATGCAATTTCCGGCGACGGGCAAACGATGTTTGCCGGTGGAATCGACAGTCTCTACCGTTCGACGAATTACGGAATGAGTTGGCAAAGCATCGAAACGGATTTGCCAAATGACGCGACTGTCATTTCCCTCATGAATTCGGGAGAGAATGTTGTTGCGGGGACGGATTTCTGGGGAGTCTATCGCTCGCTCGATAACGGAGTCACGTGGGATTCGACAACGCTTGAATATTTTACGGTCTATTCTCTTGGGAGAAACGGCTCTACGTATTTTGCCGCCGCCGATTTGTTCGAGTGTCTCGATGATTGCGGTATCTTTCGCTCGACCGACAACGGATTTACATGGGACAACATTTTCTTCAACGCCGACCCGCTGACATTTTCCGTTTCTTCTTCCGGTTTACTCCTCTCCGATTATGAAGACCTTTATCGTTCTACCAACAACGGAAATCTTTGGACACGACTAAACGCACTTCCGAATCAAGGTTATATTTATGCAACACGAGTGTTTGGCAATACCATTTTTGTCGCAACCGACTCTGGTCTTTATCGCGAGACATTGCCCGATACAACGTGGCAACTGAGTTCTTCCGGATTACCTGCGAATGCTCAGGTTGTGAACTTTGCAGAAAGTGGAAGCACATTGTTTGCAAACATAGACGGCGCAAGCGTGTATGTTTCGGAAGATTCCGGTGCGAGTTGGCAATCGCTCAACGACGGACTACCGAATGGAATCTCGGTTCAACTGGTTCATGCACAAAACGGATTTCTCTACGCGACAACAAGCGATGGAATCTGGGTACGGGCGGTGGATGATGGAAAGGCGGCACTATTATATACCATTCAAGCGGGATGGAATATGGTTTCGCTCCCGGGTGTTCCTTTGACGAAAGTGAAGACCCTTCTGTATCCCGATGCAAATTCTCCAGCGTTTTATTATCAAGCAGGATATGTAATGAGTGATTCGTTGTGGAACAGATACGGATATTGGGTGAAGTTTCCTTTCGCTGACACATTGTTGGTGTTGGGAGATATGGTGAACAGCGATTCGATACCCGTATTGAGTGCATGGAATCTCATCGGCTCCATTTCCGATACGGTCAGCGTTGCTTCCATCGGAAGTGTTCCGCCCGGACTTGTAACTTCTTCATTTTTCGGATATTCAAACGGATATGAGATCGCCGACAGCATCAAGCCGGCGAAGGCATATTGGGTGAAAGCAAATCAAAACGGAACACTGTTCCTTAACTCAACAACAACATCATCGAACAAAATCAGTATTGTCCCGACAGATGAACCGCCTCCGGCTCCACCGGAAATTTCTTCTACAAACTCACCACTACCAACCCACAACTCACTGTTGCAGAATTATCCGAACCCATTCAACCCGACGACGAATTTCGGATTTCGGATTGTGAATTTCGGATTGGTGACATTGAAAGTATTTGATGTTCTTGGGAGAGAAGTTGCAACGCTTGTGAATGGGAATTTACATTCCGGAATATACAACGTTTCGTGGGATGCGTCTGGACAGCCGAGTGGTGTTTACTATTATAAATTGCAAACGGAGAAATTTACAGAGACGAAGAAGTTGTTGCTGGCGCGGTAG